The following are encoded together in the Fundulus heteroclitus isolate FHET01 chromosome 19, MU-UCD_Fhet_4.1, whole genome shotgun sequence genome:
- the itgb1bp1 gene encoding integrin beta-1-binding protein 1, whose translation MFRKVKKRHSSSSSQSSEISTKSKSVDSSVGGLSRSSTVASLDTDSNKSSGNAASDTCAEFRVKYVGSIKNLQFEMSRTLQEPLDLISYIDAAQQDGKLPFVPGDEEMVLGVSKYGVKVASVDQCDVLHRHPLYLIVRMLCYDDGLGAGKNLLALKTTDTQQEECSIWVYQCSSSEQAQSICKVLSASFDCALSSNKP comes from the exons ATGTTTCGGAAAGTCAAGAAGcggcacagcagcagcagctcgcaGAGCAGCGAGATCAGCACCAAGAGCAAG TCGGTCGACTCCAGCGTGGGCGGCCTGTCCCGGTCCAGCACCGTCGCCAGCCTTGACACCGACTCCAACAAGAGCTCAG GAAACGCCGCGTCCGACACGTGCGCCGAGTTCCGGGTTAAATACGTCGGGTCCATCAAGAACCTGCAGTTTGAGATGAGCAGGACCCTCCAGGAACCTCTGGACCTCATCAGTTACATTGATGCTGCTCAG CAAGACGGAAAACTGCCGTTTGTTCCCGGCGATGAGGAGATGGTCCTGGGCGTGTCCAAGTACGGCGTCAAAGTGGCCTCAGTGGACCAATGC GACGTGCTGCACCGGCACCCTCTCTACTTGATCGTGCGCATGCTGTGCTACGACGACGGCCTGGGAGCCGGGAAGAACCTGCTGGCCCTGAAAACCACCGACACGCAGCAGGAGGAGTGCAGCATCTGGGTGTACCAGTGCAGCAGCTCG GAGCAAGCTCAGTCCATCTGCAAGGTGCTGTCCGCCTCCTTCGACTGCGCTCTGTCGTCCAACAAACCCTGA